The following are encoded together in the Glycine soja cultivar W05 chromosome 5, ASM419377v2, whole genome shotgun sequence genome:
- the LOC114411836 gene encoding uncharacterized protein LOC114411836 has product MSIIESILVRTEKPHNSFPHPLSLLWQSSKRSIPMEVSCKILRRSTHTFLQNYHHFTSTAAFLAFPFSASILLSQALVPSPSSLLPQIYSRLRTLFDAAGFPSSHLFTILNLKVSQTITSSILALPFTLTFLLIAKASIIQALNHHKPTFPPSFKSILSLYKPLLHTYFCNCFLILSANATAFGLMFLAFSFIERLGYSSPTGLTLFISVTGAILFSVILANALVICSMALALSGMEGHGGYLAILKACLLLRGRTSMALFLALPVNVALAAIEALFQFRVVRPYHIAGIARPCVALEGIFIAYLYSIFIILDTIVSCIFYKSLKTGSWISQEDKHSLRIEFPEEGKYGYMGTKDLP; this is encoded by the coding sequence ATGAGTATTATAGAGTCCATATTGGTGAGAACTGAGAAGCCACACAACTCTTTTCCACATCCCCTCTCCCTCTTGTGGCAATCTTCCAAAAGATCAATTCCAATGGAAGTTTCATGCAAGATTCTCAGAAGATCAACTCACACTTTTCTCCAAAACTATCATCACTTCACCTCAACAGCAGCTTTTCTAGCTTTTCCTTTCTCGGCTTCAATACTCCTCTCTCAAGCATTAGTCCCTTCACCTTCATCCCTCTTGCCCCAAATCTATAGCCGCCTAAGGACTCTCTTTGATGCTGCAGGCTTCCCTTCTTCACACTTGTTTACCATTCTCAACCTCAAGGTCTCTCAAACAATCACTTCTTCAATCCTCGCCCTTCCTTTCACCCTCACTTTTCTTCTCATTGCAAAAGCATCCATAATCCAGGCTCTCAATCACCACAAGCCAACTTTTCCACCTTCCTTCAAATCAATACTATCCCTTTACAAGCCTCTCCTCCACACCTATTTTTGCAACTGTTTCTTGATTCTCTCAGCAAATGCAACTGCTTTTGGTCTCATGTTTTTGGCCTTCAGCTTCATTGAAAGACTTGGCTACTCTTCCCCTACTGGCCTCACCCTCTTCATATCAGTAACTGGGGCAATTCTCTTTTCTGTGATTCTTGCCAATGCTCTTGTCATATGCAGCATGGCACTGGCTCTATCTGGCATGGAGGGACATGGTGGATACTTGGCAATTCTGAAAGCTTGTCTTCTCTTAAGGGGAAGGACATCAATGGCTTTGTTCCTGGCACTTCCTGTCAACGTGGCCTTGGCTGCCATTGAGGCCTTGTTCCAATTTCGGGTCGTAAGGCCCTATCATATTGCTGGAATAGCAAGGCCTTGTGTGGCTTTGGAGGGGATTTTCATTGCTTACCTCTACTCAATCTTCATCATCCTTGACACAATTGTGAGCTGCATCTTCTACAAAAGCCTTAAGACAGGATCATGGATCAGTCAAGAGGACAAACATTCGTTAAGGATTGAATTCCCAGAGGAAGGCAAGTACGGTTACATGGGCACCAAGGATCTACCTTAA